In Phenylobacterium hankyongense, the sequence CAGCGGGCCGGCGCTTACGCCCGCGCCGCGGGCTGGCTCGCCCTGGCCGGCCGCCTCGGCTTTGCGGTCCTCGCCCCCGAGCAGGACAGCGCCAACAACCCCAACCGCTGCTTCAACTGGTTCGAGCCGAGCGACATCGCCCGCGATTCCGGGGAAGCGGCCTCCATTCACGCGATGGTCCAGCACATGGTGCGGGCGCGCGGGCTCGATCCTGCCCGGGTGTTCGTCACCGGGCTCTCGGCCGGCGGCGCCATGACCTCGGTCCTGCTGGCGACCTATCCGGAGACCTTCGCCGCCGGGGCCGTGGTGGCGGGTCTGCCGTTCGGCGTCGCCGGCAATGTGCAGGAGGCCTTCGCCGCCATGCACGGCGGGGCCCGGCTGGGCGGCGACGAACTGGGCGCCCTGGTCGCCCGGGCCGCGCCTGCGCCCCCGAGCCGGCCGCGCCTGTCGATTTGGCACGGGCGGGCGGATGGGACGGTCGCCAGCGCCAACGCTCCGGCGCTGGCCCGCCAGTGGGCCGCCGTCCACGGATTGGCTGAGCAGCCCGACGAGGTCCGCGCCCGCGGCGGCTGGACCCGCTCGGTCTGGCGCGCTCCGGACGGCGAGGCGGTGATCGAGATGAACCTGCTGGCCGGCCTTGGCCACGGCACGCCGCTGGCCGCCGGCGGCGACGATCCGATCGGCGAGGTGGCGCCCTTCATGCTCGAGGCGGGCGTCTCGTCGTCGCTGGAGATCGCGCGCTTCTGGGGCCTCGCCCCGCCGGAAGCCGCCGCGCAGGCCGAGGCCTGGAGCGCGGCCAAAGCGGCGCCCGAGCAGCCGGGGGCCCAGGTCCGCGGCCTCGGCGAGAGCGTCATGGCCTCGGTCTCCCCGCACGTGTCGGAGGACGTCCAGAAGGTGATCGCCAAGGCGCTCGCCTCCGCCGGCCTGATGCGCTGAGGCCCACCCGCGTCGGCTGCCCAAGGAGACCGGCGGAACCTATTGTCGCGCCACGCGTGTAGCTCGATCGGCAGTAGCAGCGCTTCGCCTACGCCGCGGGAGCATAGATTCAATGCGTGGGTTCATCGCCGGCGTCGTCACCGTGATCGTCGTGGGGCTGATTTGCGCCTATGGACTTCTGCAGAGCGGCCTCATTCCCGCCAACGCCGACGCCAAGCCGGGCGGCCTGGAGCTATGGGCGGCCGGCACGTCCCTGAACGCGACCCTGCGAACCGCCGCGCCGAAGGGGCCAAACCCGGTGGCGCTGACCGACGCCAATCTGCTGGAGGGCGTGAAGCTCTATGGTCAGAACTGTGCGCTGTGTCATGGCACGGCCGCGGGCGAAGCATCGGCCTCGCCCATCGCCAAGGGCCTTTATCCTGCGCCTCCGCAGCTGGCGAGCGAAGGCGTCGAAGACGATCCCGAAGGCGCCTCCTACTGGCGGATCAAGCATGGCGTCCGCCTGACCGGGATGCCGTCTTGGGGAGGAACGCTCAGCGACCAGCAGATCTGGACTCTGGCCCTGTTCCTGAAGCACATGGACAAGCTTCCCCCCGGCCCGCAGGCCGCCTGGAAGCAGGTCAGGAATTAGCCCCGGCAGGCAGCGCGCAGGTCAAGGCCCTCGCCCGACCCCGGATAGCTGTCACCCCCATCGAGGCGGAGCCGCGTTCCAGAGAACCCGCGACCCCGCCGGCTGTGGATGGACTTACGCGGACGCCTTCGGGGCGTTCTTCGCCTGCTCGTCGCGCCAGCCCTGTTCCTGGGCGATCAGCTCGGGGGAGGCGACCTCGGCGAAGTCCTCGGGCTCGAACAGCGGACGCAGCTCCAGCTCCGCGCCGTCTTCCATCGGGGCGCGGCGCATCCAGTCCAGGGCCTCCTGCAGCGAGCTCACCTGGATCATCCAGTAGCCGCCGATGATCTCCTTGGTCTCCGCGAAGGGGCCGTCGGTGAGCAGCGCCTTGCCGCCGCTGAAGCTCAGCCGCGC encodes:
- a CDS encoding YciI family protein yields the protein MRVMVIVKASKDSEAGALPSPEMIEAMGKFNNELIDAGLMLDGAGLRPSSKGARLSFSGGKALLTDGPFAETKEIIGGYWMIQVSSLQEALDWMRRAPMEDGAELELRPLFEPEDFAEVASPELIAQEQGWRDEQAKNAPKASA
- a CDS encoding c-type cytochrome, yielding MIVVGLICAYGLLQSGLIPANADAKPGGLELWAAGTSLNATLRTAAPKGPNPVALTDANLLEGVKLYGQNCALCHGTAAGEASASPIAKGLYPAPPQLASEGVEDDPEGASYWRIKHGVRLTGMPSWGGTLSDQQIWTLALFLKHMDKLPPGPQAAWKQVRN
- a CDS encoding extracellular catalytic domain type 1 short-chain-length polyhydroxyalkanoate depolymerase; protein product: MAGLGETTAGLARLRKAMNRQSNRGDDAGMSEVRGFGFNPGGLRMLAYVPEGLAPDAALVVVLHGCTQRAGAYARAAGWLALAGRLGFAVLAPEQDSANNPNRCFNWFEPSDIARDSGEAASIHAMVQHMVRARGLDPARVFVTGLSAGGAMTSVLLATYPETFAAGAVVAGLPFGVAGNVQEAFAAMHGGARLGGDELGALVARAAPAPPSRPRLSIWHGRADGTVASANAPALARQWAAVHGLAEQPDEVRARGGWTRSVWRAPDGEAVIEMNLLAGLGHGTPLAAGGDDPIGEVAPFMLEAGVSSSLEIARFWGLAPPEAAAQAEAWSAAKAAPEQPGAQVRGLGESVMASVSPHVSEDVQKVIAKALASAGLMR